The Actinomycetota bacterium genome contains a region encoding:
- the fabI gene encoding enoyl-ACP reductase FabI, whose amino-acid sequence MGILEGKNLVITGVLTDQSIAFSAAKLAQEQGATVVLTGFGRSLSLTRRAAGRLPNEAAVIELDVVNQEHLDGLAENLRAHVSSVDGVLHSIGFAPQEALGGNFLNTTWADVATAIEVSAFSFKSLAMSVLPLMGPGGSVVGLDFDSSLAWPKYDWMGVAKAALESTCRYLARDLGPQGIRVNLVAAGPIRTMAAKGIPGFDSFEQVWATRSPIGWDLDDPEPAGKACVALMSDWFPSTTGEILHVDGGVHSQGA is encoded by the coding sequence GTGGGAATTCTGGAAGGCAAGAACCTGGTGATCACCGGAGTTCTCACAGACCAGTCGATCGCTTTTTCGGCGGCCAAGCTCGCTCAGGAGCAGGGCGCCACGGTGGTGTTGACGGGATTTGGCCGCAGTCTTTCCCTGACGAGGCGAGCAGCTGGACGTCTGCCCAACGAGGCGGCAGTTATCGAACTCGATGTGGTGAACCAGGAACACTTGGACGGGCTCGCGGAGAATCTGCGTGCACATGTGTCCTCCGTAGACGGAGTGCTGCACTCCATCGGATTCGCGCCCCAGGAGGCTTTGGGCGGCAATTTTCTGAATACGACTTGGGCTGATGTTGCAACGGCCATTGAAGTCTCAGCTTTCTCCTTCAAGTCTCTTGCGATGTCAGTCCTGCCGCTCATGGGTCCGGGAGGATCGGTTGTGGGCCTGGACTTCGACTCCTCACTCGCGTGGCCAAAGTATGACTGGATGGGCGTGGCCAAGGCCGCGCTTGAGAGCACCTGCCGTTACCTCGCCCGCGATCTTGGACCCCAGGGCATTCGCGTGAACCTGGTGGCTGCCGGGCCTATTCGCACCATGGCGGCCAAGGGAATTCCAGGTTTCGACAGCTTTGAGCAGGTGTGGGCAACCCGTTCGCCAATCGGCTGGGACCTTGATGATCCAGAGCCAGCCGGCAAGGCCTGCGTGGCGCTGATGTCTGACTGGTTCCCATCGACTACAGGCGAGATCCTGCACGTTGATGGGGGAGTGCACTCACAGGGCGCATAA
- a CDS encoding ABC transporter ATP-binding protein: MTMRSMSSDRDVLKQQLRKGLLRRILRYASPYRGTVILLLVTLVLASLLTVAQPLLFRRIIDDGVTVGDSTVVTVTACIIALLAILDAGIGLVSRWFSARIGEGLIFHLRTEVFDHVQRQSIAFFTRAQTGALISRLNSDVIGAQQAFTSTLSGVVGNLIALTIVLVTMFLLSWQVTISALILVPIFLLPARWMGRKLQQLTREQMRLNADMANQMSERFNVAGALLVKLFGRPDEEADSFSGKSARVRDIGIKMAMANRWFFSALSLTAALATAVAYGLGGNLVISGVLTLGTLLALVGLLAQLYGPLTALSNVRVDIMTALVSFERVFEVLDLRPSVQDPAHPTALPEGPLSLTFDDVSFTYPTARQVSLASLESVARKEEFFENEPVLTDVSFVVPAGSLTAVVGPSGAGKSTLSSLITRLYDVSSGTILVGGVDVRDVRQADLQAGLGVVTQDAHLFHDTIGANLRYALPHATDEELWAACESAQISDLIGSLPNGFNTVVGDRGHRLSGGEKQRIALARVLLKSPRLLILDEATAHLDSESEAAVQRALDSALVGRTSVVIAHRLSTIRNADQILVVADGRIVERGTHEELLLSDGLYSDLYRTQFTVTA, encoded by the coding sequence ATGACGATGCGATCGATGTCCAGTGATCGCGATGTGCTGAAACAGCAATTGCGGAAGGGCTTGCTGCGACGAATCCTTCGCTACGCAAGCCCATACCGCGGCACGGTCATCCTGCTGCTCGTCACGCTCGTCCTTGCCTCTTTGCTGACAGTCGCGCAACCCCTGCTGTTCCGTCGGATCATCGACGACGGCGTTACGGTGGGGGACTCAACAGTGGTCACCGTCACGGCCTGCATCATCGCCCTGTTGGCAATCCTTGATGCTGGGATTGGGCTCGTATCACGGTGGTTCTCGGCACGAATTGGTGAAGGTCTGATCTTTCACTTGCGCACTGAGGTCTTCGATCACGTGCAACGACAGTCGATTGCCTTCTTTACTCGTGCGCAGACTGGCGCGCTCATCTCCCGGCTGAACAGCGATGTCATCGGTGCACAGCAGGCTTTCACGTCAACCTTGAGTGGTGTCGTCGGCAATCTGATCGCCCTCACCATCGTTCTGGTGACGATGTTTCTGCTGTCCTGGCAGGTCACCATCTCGGCTTTGATCCTGGTTCCGATCTTTCTGCTCCCCGCCCGCTGGATGGGACGCAAGCTTCAGCAGTTGACCCGCGAACAAATGCGTTTGAACGCTGACATGGCCAACCAGATGTCTGAGCGCTTCAATGTGGCTGGCGCACTGCTCGTGAAGCTCTTCGGGCGACCTGATGAAGAGGCAGACAGCTTCTCGGGTAAGTCAGCTCGGGTTCGCGATATCGGCATCAAGATGGCAATGGCCAACCGCTGGTTCTTCTCAGCACTTTCGCTTACAGCCGCCTTGGCCACTGCCGTTGCCTATGGTCTGGGCGGCAACTTGGTCATCAGCGGGGTCCTGACACTTGGCACTCTGCTGGCGCTGGTGGGCTTGCTCGCCCAGCTCTATGGACCGCTGACCGCACTGTCAAATGTACGGGTGGACATCATGACGGCGCTGGTGTCATTTGAGCGGGTCTTTGAGGTGCTGGATCTGCGTCCCTCGGTGCAGGACCCTGCACACCCGACAGCATTGCCGGAAGGTCCACTTTCCCTGACCTTCGACGATGTCTCCTTCACCTATCCCACAGCCAGACAGGTCTCACTAGCCTCACTTGAATCTGTTGCGCGCAAGGAGGAGTTCTTTGAGAATGAACCGGTACTGACTGACGTCTCGTTCGTGGTTCCCGCCGGGTCACTCACTGCGGTCGTTGGTCCCTCTGGTGCAGGGAAGAGCACCCTGAGCTCTTTGATCACTCGGCTCTACGACGTCAGCTCTGGAACAATTCTTGTCGGCGGTGTGGATGTGCGTGACGTGCGCCAAGCCGACCTCCAGGCCGGACTTGGCGTAGTAACGCAAGATGCGCATCTGTTCCACGACACGATCGGCGCAAACCTTCGCTATGCCCTCCCGCATGCCACTGACGAGGAGCTATGGGCTGCCTGCGAGTCAGCGCAGATCTCGGATCTCATCGGTTCCTTACCCAATGGCTTCAACACGGTCGTTGGTGATCGCGGACATCGGCTATCCGGTGGCGAGAAGCAGCGCATTGCTTTGGCACGAGTGCTGCTCAAGAGCCCACGACTACTCATTTTGGACGAAGCCACGGCTCACCTGGATAGCGAGAGCGAAGCTGCAGTGCAACGAGCGCTGGATAGTGCCCTGGTGGGACGAACCTCTGTCGTGATTGCTCATCGACTTTCCACAATTCGAAATGCCGACCAGATACTTGTGGTTGCAGATGGCCGCATCGTGGAACGGGGCACTCACGAGGAACTGCTGTTGAGTGACGGCCTGTACTCGGATCTGTACCGAACACAGTTCACTGTGACGGCGTAA
- a CDS encoding DUF3099 domain-containing protein: protein MSTEPAPGGNPVTGDVFNITAAQRALSNEQTGRTRRYLVSMGIRTACVIAAIFVPGWPRWVLIAAAVALPYLAVVIANGGRESDKIGELGVGQIALPQIEPSSANLIVGAVQAPPTAEHR from the coding sequence ATGAGCACAGAACCGGCACCTGGGGGCAATCCGGTCACTGGCGACGTCTTCAACATCACCGCAGCCCAACGCGCCCTGAGCAACGAGCAGACAGGTCGCACTCGTCGCTATCTGGTATCCATGGGGATTCGCACGGCGTGCGTGATCGCCGCCATTTTCGTGCCCGGCTGGCCCCGCTGGGTGCTCATCGCTGCGGCCGTGGCACTGCCGTATCTGGCAGTCGTCATCGCAAACGGTGGCCGAGAGAGCGACAAGATCGGTGAACTTGGAGTTGGGCAGATTGCATTGCCACAAATTGAACCGAGCAGTGCCAATCTGATTGTCGGCGCAGTGCAAGCACCTCCGACAGCCGAGCATCGTTAG
- a CDS encoding SURF1 family protein, translated as MLALLRTRRWISFTALVIVAIAAFGLLSRWQWSRAEVKKQERITLESAVIANPSPLPNNAQLRDAAEWSRYTATGEFDSSNQVVVRKRPLNGTNGFWVMTPFSAKNGSTIWVNRGWFPAKGVATAMPPIPPAPLGMQSIVGDWRIFESASPSDLEGLPVGMIPVVAPEVLPIAQSAPGYLQLVSPAQTALTVLPAPEIDEGQNISYAVQWLLFAIVAIVGWFIFLRREALDDARQKEPVTPSQ; from the coding sequence GTGCTGGCACTTCTTCGAACTCGTCGGTGGATCAGTTTCACGGCACTGGTGATCGTGGCCATCGCGGCTTTCGGGCTGCTCAGTCGCTGGCAGTGGAGCCGAGCTGAGGTCAAGAAACAGGAACGCATCACGCTCGAATCAGCAGTAATCGCCAATCCCAGTCCCCTGCCGAACAATGCTCAGTTGCGCGATGCCGCTGAATGGAGTCGCTACACCGCGACCGGGGAGTTCGATAGCTCCAACCAAGTGGTCGTACGTAAACGCCCACTCAATGGCACCAACGGCTTTTGGGTGATGACACCTTTCAGCGCCAAGAATGGTTCGACAATCTGGGTCAATCGCGGTTGGTTCCCTGCCAAGGGTGTGGCGACAGCAATGCCGCCAATTCCTCCCGCGCCCCTTGGCATGCAGTCGATCGTGGGTGACTGGCGCATCTTCGAATCCGCATCACCTTCGGATCTTGAGGGCCTGCCGGTCGGAATGATTCCCGTGGTGGCGCCTGAAGTGCTGCCGATCGCACAATCGGCGCCTGGTTACCTGCAACTCGTCTCGCCGGCCCAGACTGCATTGACTGTGCTTCCCGCCCCTGAAATCGATGAAGGACAGAACATCTCCTACGCCGTCCAGTGGCTGCTGTTCGCCATCGTGGCAATAGTCGGATGGTTCATCTTCCTTCGTCGTGAGGCACTTGACGACGCACGCCAGAAAGAACCCGTTACGCCGTCACAGTGA
- the fabG gene encoding 3-oxoacyl-ACP reductase FabG — protein MSRVALVTGGNRGIGLSIALSLRTAGYTVVVGTRSGTAPDGLEAVRMDVSDSASIDAGFDAIEAKFGPVEILIANAGMTRDTLLMRMSDEDIDTVLQTNLGGSIRLARRALRNMLKARYGRIIFMSSVVGIIGSAGQVNYSAAKSGLIGAARSLVREVGGRGITVNVLTPGFVNTDMTAQLPEERRAEIVSIVPLGRYAEPEEIATVVEFLVGDGAAYITGAVIPIDGGLGMGD, from the coding sequence ATGTCTCGCGTGGCCCTAGTAACAGGCGGCAATAGAGGAATTGGGCTCAGCATTGCCCTGTCCTTGCGTACTGCGGGATACACAGTCGTGGTGGGTACCCGATCTGGGACCGCGCCAGATGGCCTCGAGGCAGTGAGAATGGATGTCTCCGATTCCGCCTCTATTGATGCAGGTTTTGACGCGATCGAGGCGAAGTTTGGTCCGGTAGAGATTCTTATCGCCAACGCAGGGATGACGCGCGACACATTGTTGATGAGGATGAGCGACGAGGACATCGACACAGTTCTGCAGACAAATCTGGGTGGTTCGATTCGCCTCGCTCGTCGGGCTCTGCGCAATATGTTGAAGGCTCGCTACGGCCGCATCATCTTCATGTCATCTGTAGTTGGCATCATCGGTTCGGCCGGACAAGTGAACTACTCGGCCGCCAAGTCTGGATTGATCGGTGCGGCCCGATCACTCGTACGCGAAGTCGGAGGCCGCGGGATCACCGTCAATGTGTTGACACCTGGATTCGTGAATACCGATATGACAGCGCAACTGCCCGAGGAGCGACGTGCCGAGATCGTCAGCATTGTGCCCCTCGGTCGTTATGCTGAACCGGAAGAAATCGCCACAGTCGTGGAATTCCTCGTAGGTGATGGTGCGGCGTACATCACCGGCGCAGTAATCCCTATCGATGGTGGACTCGGCATGGGCGACTAG
- the serB gene encoding phosphoserine phosphatase SerB gives MTTQTMLITLSGRDRPGVTNQLFASLDSRVVIRDIEQLVVRDRLVLAVLLEVPTLTVSKTMHTVTDLAAALGLELAIEPQMIELRPTKRQRIHVTLLGAPLQPQAIADVTSALAAQGGNIDRIRRIASYPVTALLFEVSGASSADTRRALTVAANKTGADIAVQDAGLDRRGQHLVVMDVDSTVIQNEVIDLLAQEAGVLQEVAAITERAMAGELDFAESLRERVALLQGLPVTAIAAVQARIVLTPGARTLCRTLNTLGYRVCLVSGGFIEVIAPLAAELAVDRVRANSLEIRDGVLTGQVTGPIVDRLGKRQALEEFADEFGIPMRRTIAIGDGANDIDMLEAAGLGVAFNAKAAARAAADTAVNVPYLDSVLYLLGITREDIEVADERAGFITPAPPVA, from the coding sequence ATGACCACTCAGACCATGCTGATCACCCTGTCGGGTCGCGATCGCCCGGGAGTCACGAATCAACTCTTCGCCAGCCTTGACTCAAGGGTGGTGATTCGCGATATCGAGCAATTGGTCGTGCGGGATCGATTGGTGTTGGCCGTGCTTCTTGAAGTGCCCACCCTGACCGTGAGCAAGACAATGCACACCGTCACAGATCTGGCAGCAGCACTCGGGCTGGAACTGGCAATCGAGCCACAGATGATCGAACTGCGGCCGACCAAGCGCCAGCGCATTCATGTCACCTTGCTTGGGGCTCCATTGCAGCCGCAGGCAATCGCCGACGTCACCTCTGCTCTGGCAGCCCAAGGCGGCAACATCGATCGCATTCGTCGTATTGCCAGCTACCCCGTCACCGCTTTGCTGTTCGAGGTATCAGGAGCCTCTTCGGCAGATACCCGCCGAGCCCTCACTGTGGCAGCCAACAAGACTGGCGCCGATATCGCAGTGCAGGACGCCGGACTGGACAGACGCGGCCAGCATCTTGTGGTGATGGATGTCGATTCGACGGTCATTCAAAACGAGGTGATCGACCTGCTCGCGCAAGAGGCTGGCGTACTCCAGGAAGTGGCGGCCATTACTGAGCGGGCGATGGCCGGTGAGCTGGATTTCGCCGAGTCCCTTCGCGAACGAGTCGCGCTCCTGCAAGGACTGCCGGTAACAGCAATTGCCGCAGTGCAAGCAAGGATCGTGCTGACACCTGGGGCAAGAACGCTGTGCCGCACCTTGAATACCTTGGGGTACCGCGTCTGCTTGGTCTCTGGCGGGTTCATTGAAGTCATCGCACCACTGGCTGCAGAACTGGCGGTGGATCGCGTACGCGCAAATTCTCTGGAGATTCGCGACGGGGTGCTCACCGGTCAGGTGACGGGTCCGATTGTCGATCGGCTCGGAAAGAGACAGGCGCTTGAGGAGTTTGCCGATGAATTCGGGATTCCGATGCGGCGCACCATCGCAATCGGCGACGGCGCCAATGACATCGACATGCTCGAGGCTGCAGGCTTGGGAGTTGCCTTCAATGCCAAGGCCGCAGCCCGTGCTGCTGCTGACACGGCGGTCAATGTGCCCTATTTGGATTCTGTCCTGTACCTCCTGGGAATCACCCGAGAAGACATTGAAGTCGCCGATGAGCGGGCCGGCTTCATCACGCCAGCCCCTCCTGTTGCCTAG
- a CDS encoding dodecin family protein: MNRTYGITEVVGTSNEGIDEAIRNAVSRTSKTVRHIDWFEVSQVRGYVRDGEVDHFQVSLKIGYRLEDESGI; this comes from the coding sequence ATGAATCGCACTTATGGCATTACTGAGGTCGTTGGCACGTCCAATGAGGGAATTGACGAGGCGATCCGCAACGCGGTGAGCAGAACCTCCAAGACCGTTCGCCACATTGACTGGTTTGAGGTGTCACAGGTTCGTGGCTATGTGCGTGACGGCGAGGTTGATCATTTCCAGGTCTCTCTCAAGATTGGATACCGTCTTGAAGATGAAAGCGGCATCTGA
- a CDS encoding histidine phosphatase family protein, with protein MRHAKSAYPLGVADHDRPLSGRGLRDASAAQLWFSDHGAEILSQDPCVLVSTALRTQQTWQAIQSGLPTATVQHEPRIYEAAVSTLIDVCAPSVSAGKDTLLIGHNPGVEGLADFLADPTTRPDVWAQREKCPTAAIVVLEILDDSWAGASAIISDFIVPRG; from the coding sequence ATGCGTCATGCCAAATCGGCTTACCCGCTCGGCGTTGCTGACCACGATCGACCCCTCAGTGGTCGCGGCCTGCGTGACGCCAGCGCGGCACAGCTGTGGTTCTCCGATCATGGTGCTGAGATTCTGAGTCAGGATCCATGCGTGTTGGTGTCCACTGCGCTTCGAACCCAGCAAACGTGGCAGGCAATCCAATCCGGCCTGCCGACCGCAACCGTGCAGCACGAGCCAAGAATTTACGAGGCGGCGGTTTCGACCCTCATCGATGTCTGTGCCCCATCGGTGTCTGCTGGCAAGGACACTCTCCTGATCGGACACAATCCCGGAGTCGAGGGTCTTGCTGATTTTCTGGCGGATCCGACAACTCGGCCTGACGTGTGGGCACAACGCGAGAAATGTCCAACGGCAGCCATCGTCGTCCTGGAGATTCTCGATGATTCCTGGGCAGGCGCCTCAGCGATCATCAGCGACTTCATCGTTCCGCGGGGCTAG